In Exiguobacterium sibiricum 7-3, a genomic segment contains:
- the crcB gene encoding fluoride efflux transporter CrcB — translation MLYLLVGLAGILGASARYGLGLLIGNVVVGAFPWTTLTINLIGCFVLGYATHFLFKTTLLHQYAMTALGTGFVGSFTTFSTFSVESVELLRAGVYSYAFAYISLSLFGGLLLSYVGYLLGTRRLRRFQKEEVS, via the coding sequence ATGCTCTATCTATTAGTCGGGCTCGCCGGCATACTCGGCGCCTCTGCCCGGTATGGTCTTGGTCTTCTCATCGGAAATGTGGTGGTGGGTGCGTTCCCGTGGACGACGTTAACCATCAATTTAATCGGTTGCTTCGTATTAGGTTACGCGACACATTTTTTATTTAAGACGACCTTACTGCATCAGTATGCAATGACGGCACTCGGAACCGGTTTTGTCGGTTCCTTCACGACCTTCTCGACGTTCAGTGTCGAATCGGTTGAATTGTTGCGGGCTGGTGTCTACAGTTATGCGTTCGCCTATATCAGTCTCAGTTTGTTTGGGGGCTTATTGTTGTCTTACGTTGGTTATCTACTTGGAACACGCCGGTTACGCCGCTTTCAAAAGGAGGAGGTCTCATGA
- the crcB gene encoding fluoride efflux transporter CrcB encodes MNFLALATGAFFGAISRFALSQWTKTVWKKDFPLATFIINVLGSFLLGLVIGSHLDSTWTLLLGTGFLGSFTTFSTFKLETLQLVQNQNRKTLVLYLGLSYLCGIGAAFLGIILA; translated from the coding sequence ATGAATTTCCTCGCGCTTGCGACCGGTGCCTTTTTTGGGGCAATCAGCCGCTTCGCCTTAAGCCAATGGACCAAAACGGTTTGGAAAAAGGATTTTCCGCTGGCGACATTCATCATCAATGTGCTCGGTTCGTTTTTACTCGGTCTTGTCATCGGCTCCCACCTCGATTCGACCTGGACGTTGTTGCTCGGGACAGGATTTCTCGGCTCATTTACGACGTTTTCGACCTTTAAGCTGGAAACGTTACAGCTCGTCCAGAATCAAAATCGAAAGACACTGGTCCTGTATCTCGGACTCAGTTACCTCTGCGGAATTGGTGCCGCTTTTTTAGGAATTATTCTTGCCTGA